One Helicobacter cetorum MIT 00-7128 DNA window includes the following coding sequences:
- the ligA gene encoding NAD-dependent DNA ligase LigA, protein MIKNQEEYLERIAYLNELSHHYYVLDEPLVSDATYDELYKELKDYEEKNPSQVQANSPTQKVGATTLNQFNKNPHLVRMWSLDDVFNNSELQTWLNRILKIYPNTKFVCSPKLDGVSLNLLYNKGKLVSATTRGNGLEGELVTMNAKNIANIPHTISYDEEIEIRGEVIIFKDDFETLNKERLESNEPLFANPRNAAAGSLRQLDSSITKKRKLQFIPWGVGKHSLNFLSFKECLDFIVSLGFSAIEYLSLNKNHEEIEQSYHTLIKERDKFKALLDGMVIVVDALSTQNELGYTQKSPKFACAYKFPALEKHTRILEVINQVGRSGAVTPVALLEPVEIAGALITKATLHNYSEIEKKNIMLNDMVVVIRSGDVIPKIIKPLEHYRDGSQHPIIRPTHCPICSHELLCEEIFTYCQNINCSARLKESLIHFASKDALNIQGLGDKVIEQLFEEKLILNALDLYTLKLDDLMQLDKFKIKKAQNLLDAINKSKNPPLWRLINALGIEHIGKGASKTLAKYGLNVLEKSEEEFLKIEGFGVEMAHSLANFYVSNKEFIKALFDLLKPIAEEKQEILNHSIFNHKTIVLTGTLSKPRQEYAQMLENLGAKIASSVSAKTDFLIAGENAGSKLTLAQKHGVTILNEEELLEKLNEQAS, encoded by the coding sequence ATGATAAAAAATCAAGAAGAATATTTAGAAAGAATTGCATATTTAAATGAATTATCTCACCATTACTATGTGCTAGATGAGCCCTTAGTAAGCGATGCTACTTATGATGAACTCTATAAAGAATTAAAAGATTATGAAGAAAAAAATCCTAGCCAAGTTCAGGCTAATTCCCCTACTCAAAAAGTTGGAGCTACTACATTAAATCAGTTTAATAAAAACCCCCATTTGGTGCGGATGTGGAGCTTAGATGATGTGTTTAATAATAGCGAATTACAAACTTGGCTTAATCGCATTTTAAAAATCTATCCTAACACTAAGTTTGTGTGTTCGCCTAAACTTGATGGGGTTTCGCTCAATCTTTTATACAATAAGGGCAAATTAGTGAGTGCGACTACTAGGGGCAATGGCTTAGAAGGGGAGTTAGTTACAATGAATGCAAAAAATATCGCTAACATTCCCCACACTATTTCTTATGATGAAGAAATAGAAATTAGGGGCGAAGTGATTATCTTTAAAGATGATTTTGAAACTTTAAATAAAGAACGCTTAGAGTCTAATGAACCCCTATTTGCTAACCCTAGAAACGCTGCTGCGGGGAGTTTGAGACAGCTTGATAGTAGTATCACAAAAAAGCGTAAATTGCAATTTATTCCCTGGGGTGTGGGCAAGCATTCTTTAAATTTTCTAAGCTTTAAGGAATGTTTGGATTTTATTGTCTCTTTGGGTTTTAGTGCGATTGAATATCTAAGTTTAAATAAAAACCACGAAGAGATAGAGCAAAGCTATCACACGCTTATTAAAGAAAGAGATAAGTTTAAAGCCCTTTTAGATGGCATGGTAATAGTCGTTGATGCATTAAGCACACAAAATGAGCTAGGCTATACCCAAAAATCCCCTAAATTTGCCTGTGCTTATAAATTTCCAGCCTTAGAAAAACACACGAGGATTTTAGAAGTGATTAACCAAGTGGGGCGTAGTGGGGCTGTAACTCCTGTAGCTCTTTTAGAGCCTGTAGAAATTGCTGGGGCACTGATTACTAAAGCGACTTTACACAATTATTCTGAAATTGAAAAAAAGAATATTATGCTTAATGATATGGTTGTAGTTATTAGAAGTGGTGATGTGATTCCTAAAATCATTAAACCTTTAGAACATTATAGAGATGGCTCACAACACCCCATTATTCGTCCTACACATTGCCCTATATGTTCGCATGAGCTTTTATGTGAAGAGATTTTTACTTATTGTCAAAACATCAATTGTTCCGCAAGACTTAAAGAAAGCTTGATTCATTTTGCTTCTAAGGACGCCCTAAATATTCAAGGCTTAGGCGATAAAGTCATAGAGCAACTTTTTGAAGAAAAGCTTATTCTTAATGCCCTAGACTTATATACTTTAAAATTAGACGATTTAATGCAACTAGACAAATTCAAAATCAAAAAGGCTCAAAACCTATTAGATGCTATCAATAAGAGTAAGAACCCCCCTTTGTGGCGACTCATTAATGCTTTAGGGATTGAGCATATCGGTAAGGGAGCGAGTAAAACTCTAGCAAAATATGGTTTGAATGTATTAGAAAAAAGCGAAGAAGAGTTTTTAAAGATAGAAGGTTTTGGGGTTGAAATGGCACATTCTTTGGCGAATTTTTATGTGAGCAATAAAGAATTTATTAAAGCTTTATTTGACTTATTGAAACCTATTGCTGAAGAAAAACAAGAGATTTTAAACCACTCTATTTTTAACCATAAAACCATTGTTCTAACTGGAACGCTTTCTAAACCAAGGCAAGAATACGCTCAAATGCTAGAAAACTTAGGGGCAAAAATTGCTTCAAGCGTGAGCGCTAAAACGGATTTTCTCATCGCTGGAGAAAACGCTGGCTCAAAACTTACTCTAGCACAAAAACATGGCGTTACTATTTTGAATGAAGAAGAATTATTGGAAAAACTCAACGAGCAAGCAAGCTAA
- a CDS encoding LPP20 family lipoprotein produces the protein MKTAMLMLSRTCATCLLGAILLSAMQAKEYDKAPKWYMHYKQDNAYFYGNGEGRDRESSKQKALNDLASSILVHVKSKTTLSTKLENNHITTKNAQNIELNTDSLALFNAEVVRQGMSKNGLYYTILKLNKQKFLNDLERRYLALRAQLAPLLPKSCQGVFLKEASKMQKIFEKLEPMQSILSAFDKAVSPLERYQKVYLDNTPKPKVRLSFSNGVDEEIKEAIYSSYMRLMQESNEPHLYSLQTTIYTQNGGDYIGVNLVVKDCQDKVILTKNLQVEQDNRGDAIEAIKAEVFKSLRDYRNSDGQGNSDIDSKDNAIEF, from the coding sequence TTGAAAACAGCTATGTTGATGTTGAGTAGAACTTGTGCTACTTGTTTATTGGGGGCTATTCTTTTAAGTGCTATGCAAGCCAAAGAATATGATAAAGCACCTAAATGGTATATGCACTATAAGCAAGACAACGCTTATTTCTATGGCAATGGGGAGGGTAGAGATAGAGAAAGCTCTAAACAAAAGGCGCTAAATGATTTGGCAAGTTCTATCTTGGTGCATGTGAAGTCTAAAACTACGCTTTCAACCAAGCTTGAAAATAATCATATTACTACTAAGAATGCACAAAATATTGAACTAAATACGGATTCTTTAGCGCTTTTTAATGCAGAAGTTGTGCGACAAGGAATGAGTAAAAATGGCTTGTATTACACTATTCTTAAGCTTAATAAGCAAAAATTTTTAAATGATTTAGAAAGGCGTTATTTAGCTCTAAGGGCGCAATTAGCCCCTCTTTTGCCCAAGTCTTGTCAAGGCGTTTTTCTAAAAGAGGCGTCTAAGATGCAAAAGATTTTTGAAAAGCTAGAGCCTATGCAAAGCATTTTAAGCGCTTTTGATAAAGCAGTTAGTCCCTTAGAGCGCTATCAAAAAGTGTATTTGGACAATACGCCTAAGCCTAAGGTGCGTTTGAGCTTTTCTAATGGAGTTGATGAGGAAATCAAGGAGGCTATCTATAGCTCTTATATGCGTTTAATGCAAGAAAGCAACGAGCCTCATCTCTATAGTTTGCAAACAACTATTTATACTCAAAATGGAGGCGATTATATTGGAGTCAATCTTGTAGTGAAAGATTGTCAAGATAAAGTCATTTTGACTAAGAATTTGCAAGTAGAGCAAGACAATAGGGGCGATGCGATAGAGGCGATAAAAGCTGAAGTGTTTAAGTCTCTAAGAGATTATAGGAATTCAGATGGGCAAGGCAATAGCGATATTGATTCTAAGGATAATGCCATAGAATTTTAA
- a CDS encoding LPP20 family lipoprotein, translating into MKMNLKLVLGLSATAILAIAGCSITPKSGVSKSNQEYRQAIKGAPDWVYGDLNKIAKSQGKEYSGVFLGRAEEKIIDGNVEFATDTAKTKAKADLAENLKSQLKKELKEDISANESHLSQTTTRHIEQAVDKELVATKMLARYVGKDRVFVLVGLDREIMQKVRDELGMNKKKK; encoded by the coding sequence ATGAAAATGAATTTGAAGTTGGTTTTAGGTTTGAGTGCTACAGCGATTTTAGCAATTGCGGGTTGCTCTATTACTCCTAAGTCTGGTGTAAGCAAGAGTAATCAAGAATACAGACAAGCCATTAAGGGAGCGCCTGATTGGGTTTATGGCGATTTGAATAAGATTGCTAAAAGCCAAGGCAAAGAATATTCAGGTGTGTTCTTAGGTAGGGCTGAAGAAAAAATTATTGATGGCAATGTAGAGTTTGCAACTGATACGGCTAAAACTAAGGCTAAAGCTGATTTAGCTGAAAATTTAAAATCTCAGCTCAAAAAAGAGCTCAAAGAAGACATTAGCGCTAATGAATCTCATTTATCGCAAACTACCACTAGACATATTGAGCAAGCAGTTGATAAAGAATTAGTTGCAACCAAAATGTTAGCAAGATATGTGGGTAAGGATAGAGTATTTGTGCTAGTTGGTTTAGATAGAGAGATTATGCAAAAAGTTCGTGATGAGCTTGGCATGAATAAAAAGAAAAAATAG
- the lpoB gene encoding penicillin-binding protein activator LpoB: MIRFKIKALMLASALVWVGCSETATYVSQNDKKTKRYVTGGLDFEDVQDSAKRAVNSMLADESVKALMAKGKRIVAVSDVINDTTEHFDVQQLTNLVLQDLKKGSNNRFYVTRSVSGTGGMTDSMIEKSRALRNNADFDQDTTISKGHLKAPELSLMGKVTQRNARVSATKQKVVFVFSLELVDLKSGLQVWSDTYDIAKITSNRNVSF, from the coding sequence TTGATAAGGTTTAAAATCAAGGCTTTAATGTTGGCAAGTGCCTTAGTTTGGGTGGGTTGCTCAGAGACTGCAACTTATGTGAGTCAAAATGATAAAAAGACCAAGCGCTATGTAACAGGTGGATTGGATTTTGAAGATGTTCAAGATTCAGCTAAAAGAGCTGTTAATTCCATGTTGGCAGATGAGAGCGTAAAAGCGCTTATGGCTAAGGGAAAAAGGATTGTTGCGGTATCTGATGTGATTAATGATACTACAGAGCATTTTGATGTGCAACAACTCACGAATTTAGTCTTACAAGATTTAAAAAAGGGTTCTAATAACCGCTTTTATGTTACTCGTTCTGTTTCGGGGACAGGGGGCATGACTGATAGTATGATTGAAAAATCACGAGCTTTAAGAAATAATGCGGATTTTGACCAAGATACCACAATTTCTAAGGGGCATTTGAAAGCGCCCGAATTATCCTTAATGGGTAAGGTTACCCAAAGGAATGCTCGTGTCTCAGCCACTAAACAAAAGGTTGTATTTGTTTTTTCGCTGGAATTGGTGGATTTAAAAAGTGGCTTGCAAGTATGGAGTGATACCTATGATATTGCCAAAATTACAAGCAACAGAAATGTTTCATTTTAA
- a CDS encoding membrane protein, giving the protein MRLFHIYATTFFFPLVLLFALSGFLMLFGVRQNTNASIQEWIVEKSIAKSERLEFLLNFLKENHLTLPKKIEPREYRGMLIIGTPLHEVSLENKDSKITIKTIKRGFIGALVMLHKAKVGIIFKVLLGIFCVFLLLFYLSAFLMIATKNAKKMLLSVFLGSVIMALALFFSL; this is encoded by the coding sequence ATGCGATTGTTTCATATTTATGCAACAACCTTTTTCTTCCCTTTGGTGTTGCTCTTTGCTCTAAGTGGCTTTTTGATGCTCTTTGGAGTGCGTCAAAACACTAACGCTAGTATTCAAGAATGGATTGTAGAAAAGTCTATAGCTAAGAGCGAACGCCTAGAATTTTTACTTAACTTCTTAAAAGAAAATCATTTAACTTTACCTAAAAAAATAGAACCTAGAGAGTATAGAGGAATGCTTATTATAGGCACGCCCTTGCATGAAGTTAGTTTGGAAAATAAGGATAGCAAGATTACTATTAAAACGATAAAAAGAGGTTTTATAGGCGCACTTGTTATGCTCCACAAAGCTAAAGTTGGCATTATTTTTAAGGTGCTTTTGGGAATTTTTTGTGTGTTTTTGCTTTTGTTTTATCTAAGTGCTTTTTTAATGATAGCTACCAAGAATGCCAAAAAAATGCTTTTAAGCGTTTTTTTAGGGAGTGTCATAATGGCATTGGCACTCTTTTTTTCATTGTGA
- a CDS encoding glutathionylspermidine synthase family protein, translating into MQVIPLNPLDNETLEEIGLEWHTDNDNSPYIADEMVAISQKEADVYYDACNELYDMFVETAEDVIANERFFELDIPNALIPMIKQSFEEEVHWHIYGRFDLAGGLDGKPIKLLEFNADTPTMLYESAVVQWALLKANGYDENAQFNNLYEAIGENFKRMITLGEDTSSFDEMYEGWKILFSSIKDNAEEERTVRFLQDIAQSVGFETEFSYIDEVEFNAKEGVFKNGVNYEFLFKLLPWENIAIDEPELALLMQSMMENKNTIFLNPAYTILFQSKRFLKLLWDKYPNHPLLLETSYEPLKNKKQIKKVAFGREGANSEIFDTSMQSVFKTEGIYSNHKPIYQEFYELNAHNGVYYQPNVFFAYEPCALGFRKGGLILDNFSKFVSHIIQ; encoded by the coding sequence ATGCAAGTAATTCCTTTAAATCCTTTAGATAATGAGACTTTAGAAGAAATCGGTTTAGAATGGCATACCGATAATGATAATTCGCCTTATATTGCTGATGAAATGGTGGCTATTTCCCAAAAAGAGGCTGATGTCTACTATGATGCTTGTAATGAGCTTTATGATATGTTCGTAGAGACTGCTGAAGATGTTATCGCTAATGAGCGTTTTTTTGAACTAGATATTCCTAATGCGCTGATTCCTATGATTAAACAAAGTTTTGAAGAAGAGGTGCATTGGCATATTTATGGGCGTTTTGATTTAGCGGGGGGATTAGATGGAAAGCCAATTAAATTATTAGAATTTAATGCTGATACTCCAACCATGCTTTATGAAAGTGCTGTAGTGCAATGGGCGTTACTCAAAGCTAATGGCTATGATGAGAACGCACAATTTAATAATCTCTATGAGGCTATTGGTGAAAATTTTAAGCGCATGATTACTTTAGGCGAAGATACAAGTAGTTTTGATGAAATGTATGAGGGGTGGAAAATCCTTTTTTCAAGCATTAAGGATAACGCCGAAGAAGAACGCACTGTGCGCTTTTTGCAAGACATTGCACAAAGTGTGGGGTTTGAAACAGAGTTTTCCTATATTGATGAAGTGGAATTTAATGCCAAAGAGGGCGTATTCAAAAATGGTGTGAACTATGAATTTTTATTCAAGCTTTTGCCTTGGGAGAATATTGCCATTGATGAGCCTGAACTAGCCCTTTTAATGCAAAGCATGATGGAAAACAAAAACACCATTTTTTTAAATCCAGCCTACACAATCCTCTTTCAATCTAAGCGTTTTTTAAAGCTTTTATGGGATAAATACCCTAACCACCCATTATTACTAGAAACAAGCTATGAACCTTTAAAAAATAAAAAGCAGATTAAAAAGGTAGCCTTTGGTAGAGAAGGGGCTAATAGTGAAATTTTTGATACTTCTATGCAATCAGTGTTTAAGACAGAGGGCATTTATTCTAATCATAAGCCAATCTATCAAGAGTTTTATGAATTGAATGCGCATAATGGTGTGTATTACCAACCTAATGTGTTTTTTGCTTATGAGCCTTGTGCGTTAGGTTTTAGAAAAGGGGGCTTAATCTTAGATAATTTTTCTAAATTTGTGAGTCATATCATTCAGTAA
- a CDS encoding UPF0323 family lipoprotein: MKKPYRKISDYAIVGGLSALVMVSIVGCKGNANDESQQQTKNLTESVKKGAFVILEEQPDKTYKVAEEYPSAKTHIVVRDLQGNERVLSDEEIQKLIKEEEAKIDNGTSKLTQPNNGSESSGFGLGSAILGSAAGAILGSYIGNKLFNNPNYQQNTQRNYKSPQAYQRSQNSFNKGTSTSAPSATTSRGKSGFFGSSKPSNSFSSTSNSRGGFGG, translated from the coding sequence ATGAAAAAGCCTTATAGAAAAATCTCTGACTATGCGATTGTTGGGGGTTTAAGTGCGCTAGTTATGGTAAGTATTGTAGGGTGTAAAGGCAATGCTAATGATGAAAGCCAACAACAAACTAAAAACCTTACAGAGAGTGTTAAAAAAGGTGCTTTTGTTATTTTAGAAGAGCAACCAGATAAAACCTATAAAGTTGCCGAAGAATACCCAAGCGCAAAAACACATATTGTGGTGCGAGACTTACAAGGCAATGAAAGGGTTTTAAGCGATGAAGAAATTCAAAAACTCATCAAAGAAGAAGAGGCTAAAATTGATAATGGCACAAGCAAGCTCACTCAGCCTAATAATGGGAGCGAGAGCAGTGGTTTTGGATTAGGGAGTGCGATTTTAGGTAGTGCTGCAGGAGCGATTTTAGGAAGTTATATTGGCAATAAGCTATTTAATAACCCTAATTATCAGCAAAATACACAACGCAACTATAAATCCCCCCAAGCTTATCAGCGCTCGCAAAATTCTTTCAATAAAGGGACTTCTACAAGCGCACCTAGTGCTACGACAAGTAGGGGTAAAAGCGGATTTTTTGGCTCTAGTAAGCCATCAAATTCTTTTAGCTCAACTTCAAACTCAAGGGGTGGTTTTGGGGGGTAA
- a CDS encoding thiol:disulfide interchange protein DsbC: MILRAVMLSALLAIGANATPTKSNPQEKLMQSNLKKVVEKQTGKKINVLELKTLKSTSEFKIAVVEDPDTKYHIPLLVSKDGNLVVGLSNLFFSSKDSDVQMVNELNQKIQSFNVAQQNSGKLNAIFEEIPSDYVIEFPSSDVKNRDKILYIVSDPMCPHCQKELTKLREHLKENTIRMVIVGWLGANSAKKAAIIQEEMTQARARGANIEDKISIIEKVYSTQYDINAQKEPAGMRTKVETITKKIFDSGVIKYVPFLYEYKAKK; this comes from the coding sequence ATGATATTAAGAGCTGTTATGTTAAGCGCATTACTTGCAATAGGAGCGAATGCAACCCCAACAAAAAGTAACCCCCAAGAAAAGCTAATGCAAAGCAATTTAAAGAAAGTTGTTGAGAAACAAACGGGTAAAAAAATCAATGTTTTAGAGCTAAAAACATTAAAATCTACAAGCGAATTTAAAATTGCTGTTGTAGAAGACCCTGATACGAAATATCATATTCCCCTTTTAGTTAGTAAAGATGGTAATTTGGTTGTAGGGCTTAGCAATTTATTTTTTAGCAGTAAAGATTCTGATGTGCAAATGGTTAATGAGCTAAATCAAAAAATCCAATCTTTTAATGTAGCGCAACAAAATAGTGGTAAATTAAATGCCATTTTTGAAGAGATTCCTAGCGATTATGTGATAGAGTTTCCATCAAGTGATGTGAAGAATAGAGATAAAATTCTTTATATTGTATCAGACCCTATGTGTCCGCATTGTCAAAAAGAGCTCACTAAGCTAAGAGAGCATTTAAAAGAAAATACTATAAGAATGGTTATTGTGGGTTGGCTTGGAGCTAATTCGGCTAAAAAGGCTGCTATCATTCAAGAGGAAATGACACAAGCAAGAGCTAGAGGGGCAAATATAGAAGATAAAATTTCTATCATTGAGAAAGTATATTCCACTCAATATGATATTAACGCACAAAAAGAGCCAGCAGGTATGCGCACTAAAGTAGAAACAATCACTAAGAAGATTTTTGATTCTGGCGTGATTAAATATGTGCCTTTCTTATATGAATATAAGGCTAAAAAATGA
- the kdsB gene encoding 3-deoxy-manno-octulosonate cytidylyltransferase, producing the protein MIIIPARLKSSRFENKVLADIYGLPMIVRSAKNALLVDDCIVACDDESILEICQQHHIKAVLTSKHHNSGTERCLEAAQILGLNNNEIILNLQGDEPFLETSIIQTLLEITKKAPFMATCAKVINEEEAKSPNLVKVVLDSNNYALYFSRSIIPYLRNDSKRQTPLLGHIGVYGFFKESLEELCSFKPCALENIEKLEQLRALYYQKSIAVSIVESQSIGIDTKEDLKKALNFFKNKS; encoded by the coding sequence ATGATTATAATTCCCGCTCGCTTAAAATCTAGTCGTTTTGAAAATAAAGTATTAGCTGATATTTATGGGCTACCTATGATAGTCCGCTCAGCTAAAAATGCCTTATTGGTAGATGACTGCATAGTGGCTTGTGATGATGAAAGTATTTTAGAAATTTGCCAACAACACCACATTAAAGCTGTGCTTACTTCAAAACACCATAATAGTGGGACAGAACGCTGTTTAGAGGCGGCTCAAATTCTAGGGCTTAACAATAATGAAATTATTTTAAATTTACAAGGCGATGAGCCTTTTTTAGAGACTTCTATCATACAAACCTTACTTGAGATTACTAAAAAAGCTCCATTTATGGCAACTTGTGCCAAAGTAATTAATGAAGAAGAGGCCAAAAGCCCTAATTTAGTCAAAGTGGTGCTAGATAGCAATAATTATGCTTTATATTTTTCACGCTCTATTATCCCTTATTTGCGCAATGATTCTAAACGCCAAACCCCTCTTTTAGGGCATATTGGTGTTTATGGTTTTTTTAAAGAAAGCCTAGAAGAATTATGTTCTTTCAAACCTTGTGCGTTAGAAAATATAGAAAAATTGGAGCAATTAAGGGCTTTATATTATCAAAAAAGTATTGCAGTTAGCATAGTTGAAAGCCAAAGCATAGGAATTGACACTAAAGAAGATTTAAAAAAAGCTCTTAATTTCTTTAAAAATAAATCTTAG
- the glnA gene encoding type I glutamate--ammonia ligase, with product MKICNDESSIKKFWDFCKDNEVEFVDFRFTDIKGTWNHMTYSFNALNDDMLKEGIPFDASSFKAWQSIEQSDMLLIPDLVRYFIDPFSADVSAVVFCDIYDVYKNQPYEKCPRSIAKKALQHLKDSNLGDVAYFGAENEFFIFDSIKIKDASNCQYYEVDSEEGEWNRDKSFEGGVNYGHRPGKQGGYLPVPPMDSMMDIRTEIVKVLNQVGLETFVVHHEVAQGQGEVGVKFGDLVEAADNVQKLKYVVKMVAHLNGKTATFMPKPLYGDSGSGMHTHVSIWKNNENLFSGDTYKGLSEFALHFLGGVLYHARGLAAFTNASTNSYKRLIPGFEAPSILTYSAQNRSASVRIPYGISNKSARLEFRFPDSSSNPYLAFSAILMAGIDGFLKKQNPGEPMDINLFKLTLDEIREKGIKQMPHTLRSALEEMLADKDYLKEGQIFSEEFIQAYQSLKFHTEVFPWESKPHPFEFITTYSC from the coding sequence ATGAAAATTTGTAATGATGAAAGCAGTATTAAAAAATTTTGGGATTTTTGCAAAGATAACGAAGTAGAATTTGTAGATTTTAGATTCACTGACATTAAAGGCACATGGAATCATATGACTTATTCTTTCAATGCCTTAAATGACGACATGCTTAAAGAAGGGATTCCTTTTGATGCAAGCTCTTTTAAGGCTTGGCAAAGTATAGAGCAATCAGACATGCTCTTGATTCCAGATTTGGTGCGTTATTTTATTGACCCTTTTAGCGCTGATGTAAGTGCGGTTGTTTTTTGTGATATCTATGATGTGTATAAAAATCAGCCTTATGAAAAATGCCCTAGAAGTATCGCTAAAAAAGCCTTACAGCACTTAAAGGATTCTAATTTAGGCGATGTGGCATATTTTGGCGCAGAAAATGAATTTTTTATCTTTGATTCTATTAAGATTAAAGATGCCTCAAACTGCCAATATTATGAAGTAGATAGCGAAGAGGGCGAATGGAACAGAGATAAAAGCTTTGAGGGTGGTGTGAATTATGGTCATAGACCAGGTAAGCAAGGGGGTTATCTACCTGTGCCACCAATGGATTCTATGATGGATATTCGCACTGAAATTGTTAAGGTTTTAAATCAAGTTGGCTTAGAAACCTTTGTAGTCCATCATGAAGTAGCTCAAGGACAAGGCGAAGTGGGCGTAAAATTTGGGGATTTAGTAGAGGCGGCTGATAATGTGCAAAAACTCAAATATGTAGTTAAAATGGTCGCTCATTTAAATGGCAAAACTGCAACTTTTATGCCAAAACCCCTTTATGGTGATAGCGGAAGTGGCATGCATACCCATGTAAGCATTTGGAAAAATAACGAAAACCTTTTTAGCGGTGATACCTACAAAGGTTTAAGCGAATTTGCTTTGCACTTTTTAGGTGGAGTTTTATACCATGCTAGAGGTTTAGCTGCTTTTACCAATGCCTCAACCAACTCTTATAAACGCTTAATTCCGGGATTTGAAGCCCCCTCTATCTTAACTTATTCCGCACAAAATAGAAGCGCAAGCGTGCGTATTCCCTATGGAATTTCAAATAAGAGCGCACGATTAGAATTTAGATTCCCAGATAGCTCTTCAAACCCCTACTTAGCCTTTTCAGCCATTCTTATGGCGGGCATTGATGGGTTTTTGAAAAAGCAAAATCCGGGCGAACCTATGGATATCAATCTTTTCAAGCTAACCTTAGATGAAATTAGAGAAAAAGGCATCAAGCAAATGCCCCACACTCTAAGAAGTGCGTTAGAAGAAATGCTTGCAGACAAAGATTATTTAAAAGAGGGACAAATCTTTAGCGAAGAATTTATCCAAGCTTATCAGTCCCTTAAATTTCATACTGAAGTATTTCCTTGGGAAAGCAAGCCTCACCCCTTTGAATTTATCACAACCTATTCTTGTTAA